One Acidobacteriota bacterium DNA window includes the following coding sequences:
- a CDS encoding SBBP repeat-containing protein — protein sequence MKWTYFALAAFVVGACGLAGSAGAQGSAAEHVGPGAVPDARRLELAESYGRSPLRFEANQGQTDGRVRFLSRGNGYALFLTPTEAVLTLRTPAGSGRDVVLRMKLLGSDPVPTITGEEELPGRSNYFIGHDPKRWRTRVPNYGRARFAGVYPGVDLVFYGDQRQLEYDFVVAPGADPSSITLGFAGADSLQIGPQGELSLQVRGSEVTWRKPVVYQEVDGVRQMVVGRYVRKGKMAVGFEVAPYDRRQPLILDPVLAYSTYLGGSDTDEGHGIAVDSSGNAYVTGVTYSTDFPAFPATAFQTVLGGNRDAFVTKLDAGGSLGYSTYMGGSNVSGLPSVTEGAGIAVDLSGDAYLTGRTNATDFPTTPGVFQATNPSNTLPNRAFVTKLNAAGDGLIYSTYVGGTSSEVGSGIAVDYGGNAYVVGSTFSSDFPTLNAFQAARASTASDVFVTKLNGDGSALLYSTYLGGDGHDSASAIAVDDFGNAYVTGRAGSSVVIPFPTTANAYRTSGGTLPFLAKFDTHASGAASLPYSSFIGDSLTLGIAADGSGNVYLVGRALSNFPTTVGAFQPSWNGGFDAFVARFNLNASGPASLVYATFLGGAGDEEGHGIALDSSGDVYVTGYTNSRNFPTVNAIQSALGGGVYPNVFVAKLNAGGTALVHSTYLGGSALYGDTGHAIAVDHCGNAYVTGVTYSADFPLANAMQATFGGGSGGDAFVAKIEEARPGLSSITVTPANPTMATGGSQQFTATGCIDNRLEDLTSLVTWSSATSSVATIDMGGLATGVGAGTSVVTAASGGITGSATLTVRPPFDYGLSASPATLELPAPSSTRTSTVALQSRNGASETVDLTAAWVGAAPSGATFALSPARVTVPSTGSVAATLTLRTSASPSQGTFALRISGKSASGVMRSLDLSVVIGATLPAPTCACTETGDFKDPRVEGLETSSPFATVTPALPPSSDPLPSVPPAFAPLTLTRNSDGKNIVTGATNVSAFGFSPNGKYFVLITYVSSSTGPLFSLTLYSVDAGGQVGPEVQNPLSWGFSPDDDNEFFLVASSDGLSTHVDLNIYDAATGRQVMTERATAYTSFGNPPWTDKQNVKDNDTEDNNNDKVGGWGFSPDGNTFVLSYRTSVSAYVLSLWNLARTPSALPSENRLDVASFWQFSPCGDLLMLVSQAGASPGPSDQVYFRHTSEGSPYQQPSLDPSRGAPSATVVSNPGGGYDIQLTGMDRSSISSPQCSFDYAVSASPPSLALIASATRTSMITLQSGDGTSKAVDLTAAWVGAAPSGVTFALSPARVTVPSTGSVSAILTLRTSASPSQGAFALKITGRSATGVTRALDLSVVIGATLPAPTCGCTNTGPFKDPRVKGLVASSPLATVTPALPPSSDPLPSVPPAFDPLTLTRNSDGRHIVTGATSVSAFGFSPNGKYFVLITYISSATGPVFYLTLYSVQAGGQVGPEVANPLSWGFSPDGDNEFFLVASSDGLSTHVDLNIYDAATGRQVMADRATAYTSFGNPPWTDKQNVKDNDKDDSNNDHVGGWGFSPDGNTFVLSYRTSQSAYVLSLWNLARSPSALSSENRLDVASFWQFSPCGDLFMLVSQAGANPGPSDQVIFRHTSNGNSYVQPSLDPSRGAPSATVVSNPGGGYDIQLTGMDRSSISSPQCTTAVTLHSPANIALMDAAGRRTGFDPQAGVLDQIPGGTYTGAGSEPQTVAIPYVAGSYLVDAFGLDTLTSPEPYRLTIVTTDAAGDVFDQAEVSGTAARGSLDTFAFSVGGGPLTLDLVSGDMTPPDIRCAQPDGRWHAGDVSLACSAADARSGLADPMDASFSLSTSVSTGIETSDAMTGSRRVCDSAGNCANAGPIAGNMVDRRAPTIAISAPSGTYLVGEDVVADYSCADGGSGVASCTGPVVSSENVDTTTVGTRTFTVAAADNAGNSATATSTYDVVYDFVGFFQPIDNVPALNIAAAGRSIPVKFSLGGNQGLTIIAAGFPASSPIPCDASEPGTGLEESATPGGNSLSYDVITDQYSYIWKTKKAWKGTCRMLVVGLNDGTQHYARFRIR from the coding sequence ATGAAATGGACGTACTTCGCTCTTGCCGCATTTGTCGTAGGCGCTTGCGGCCTGGCCGGAAGCGCGGGGGCGCAAGGAAGCGCCGCGGAGCACGTCGGACCAGGGGCCGTCCCTGACGCTCGCCGACTGGAACTCGCGGAAAGCTATGGCAGGTCGCCGCTGAGGTTTGAAGCCAATCAAGGCCAGACCGATGGCCGGGTCCGGTTTCTATCTCGAGGAAACGGCTACGCCCTCTTCCTTACCCCCACGGAGGCCGTGCTGACCTTGCGTACACCGGCGGGATCCGGTCGCGACGTCGTACTGCGGATGAAGCTGCTCGGCTCGGATCCCGTTCCGACCATCACGGGGGAGGAAGAGCTTCCAGGGAGGAGCAACTACTTCATCGGCCACGACCCGAAGAGGTGGCGGACAAGGGTTCCCAACTACGGCAGGGCGCGGTTCGCGGGAGTGTATCCGGGTGTCGACCTGGTCTTCTACGGCGACCAGCGCCAGCTGGAGTACGACTTCGTCGTCGCGCCTGGCGCGGACCCGTCCTCCATCACGCTCGGCTTTGCCGGCGCCGACTCGCTCCAGATCGGCCCGCAGGGCGAATTGTCGCTGCAGGTCCGCGGGAGTGAGGTGACCTGGCGTAAGCCTGTGGTGTATCAGGAGGTCGACGGGGTCAGGCAGATGGTGGTCGGCCGTTATGTGCGGAAGGGAAAGATGGCCGTCGGGTTCGAGGTTGCCCCCTACGATCGCCGTCAGCCCCTCATTCTTGACCCTGTCCTGGCCTACTCGACCTATCTTGGCGGGAGCGACACGGACGAGGGTCATGGCATCGCGGTGGACTCCTCGGGGAACGCCTATGTCACCGGCGTCACCTACTCGACCGATTTCCCGGCTTTCCCGGCCACCGCCTTCCAGACCGTTCTCGGCGGCAACCGAGATGCCTTCGTGACCAAGCTGGACGCGGGAGGCAGCCTCGGTTATTCCACCTACATGGGCGGGAGCAACGTCTCAGGCCTCCCCTCCGTGACCGAGGGCGCCGGCATCGCCGTGGACCTCTCGGGCGACGCCTATCTGACCGGCCGTACCAATGCCACCGATTTCCCCACGACTCCCGGCGTCTTCCAGGCGACCAACCCCAGCAACACCCTCCCCAATCGCGCGTTCGTGACCAAGCTGAATGCAGCGGGTGATGGCTTGATCTACTCCACCTACGTGGGTGGGACCAGTTCAGAGGTGGGTTCCGGCATCGCCGTGGACTACGGCGGCAACGCCTACGTCGTCGGCTCGACGTTTTCGAGCGATTTCCCCACGCTGAATGCCTTCCAGGCCGCTCGTGCCAGCACGGCCTCTGACGTCTTCGTGACCAAGCTCAATGGAGACGGGAGCGCATTGCTCTATTCCACCTATCTGGGCGGGGACGGCCATGACTCTGCCTCCGCCATCGCCGTGGACGACTTCGGCAATGCCTATGTTACGGGCCGCGCGGGGTCCTCCGTCGTGATCCCATTCCCTACGACGGCCAACGCTTACCGTACCAGCGGGGGCACGTTGCCTTTTCTGGCGAAGTTTGACACCCATGCTTCCGGCGCCGCCTCCCTGCCCTATTCCAGCTTCATCGGTGACAGCTTGACTCTTGGCATCGCTGCTGACGGCTCCGGCAATGTCTATCTGGTAGGCCGTGCCCTGAGCAATTTCCCGACGACCGTTGGCGCCTTCCAGCCCAGTTGGAACGGTGGCTTCGACGCCTTTGTGGCCAGGTTCAACCTCAACGCCTCCGGCCCGGCCTCCCTGGTCTATGCCACATTTCTGGGCGGGGCCGGCGACGAGGAGGGGCATGGCATCGCCCTGGACTCCTCGGGCGACGTCTATGTGACCGGCTACACGAACTCGCGGAACTTTCCCACCGTCAACGCGATCCAGTCCGCACTGGGTGGCGGTGTCTACCCGAATGTCTTCGTGGCCAAGTTGAACGCGGGAGGCACCGCCCTGGTCCATTCCACCTATCTGGGCGGGAGCGCGTTGTATGGAGACACGGGTCACGCTATCGCCGTCGACCACTGCGGCAATGCCTACGTCACCGGCGTCACCTATTCCGCCGATTTCCCTCTTGCCAATGCCATGCAGGCCACTTTCGGCGGCGGTTCGGGGGGCGACGCGTTCGTGGCGAAGATCGAAGAGGCGAGACCAGGCCTGTCCTCCATCACCGTGACGCCGGCCAACCCGACAATGGCCACAGGTGGCAGCCAGCAGTTCACCGCCACGGGTTGCATCGACAATAGACTGGAGGACCTCACGAGCCTCGTGACGTGGAGCTCGGCCACGTCGAGCGTCGCCACGATCGACATGGGAGGCCTGGCGACAGGCGTCGGCGCAGGTACCTCGGTCGTCACGGCAGCTTCGGGCGGCATCACCGGGTCGGCGACGCTGACGGTCCGCCCGCCCTTCGACTACGGTCTTTCGGCGTCTCCCGCGACTCTCGAGCTGCCGGCTCCCTCCTCGACCCGGACCTCGACGGTGGCGCTCCAGTCCAGGAACGGCGCCAGTGAGACGGTGGACCTCACGGCCGCGTGGGTCGGCGCCGCCCCGTCAGGGGCGACCTTCGCGCTTTCCCCCGCCCGCGTGACCGTCCCCTCGACGGGCTCGGTCGCGGCAACTTTGACCCTCAGGACCTCCGCTTCGCCCTCGCAGGGAACGTTCGCCCTGAGGATATCCGGCAAGAGCGCCAGTGGCGTCATGAGATCCCTCGACCTCTCGGTCGTCATCGGCGCCACTCTCCCCGCCCCGACATGCGCGTGCACCGAGACGGGAGATTTCAAGGATCCCCGTGTGGAAGGCCTGGAGACCTCTTCGCCTTTCGCGACCGTGACGCCTGCGCTTCCCCCTTCCTCCGACCCACTCCCTTCGGTCCCCCCTGCCTTCGCCCCCCTCACGCTGACGCGCAACTCCGACGGCAAGAACATCGTCACAGGCGCGACCAACGTCTCCGCGTTCGGGTTCAGCCCCAACGGCAAGTATTTCGTCCTGATCACCTATGTCTCGTCGTCGACGGGTCCGCTCTTTTCCCTGACCCTCTACTCCGTTGATGCAGGAGGACAGGTCGGCCCCGAGGTGCAGAATCCATTGTCCTGGGGATTCAGCCCCGACGACGACAATGAATTCTTCCTGGTGGCGAGCTCGGATGGCCTGAGCACCCACGTCGATCTGAACATCTACGACGCCGCGACCGGCCGCCAGGTGATGACGGAGCGCGCCACCGCCTATACCTCGTTCGGAAATCCGCCGTGGACCGACAAGCAGAACGTGAAGGACAACGACACGGAGGACAACAACAACGACAAGGTCGGCGGTTGGGGCTTCAGCCCCGACGGCAACACGTTCGTCCTCTCGTACAGGACAAGCGTCAGCGCGTACGTCCTGAGCCTGTGGAACCTCGCACGCACCCCCTCGGCACTGCCTTCAGAGAACAGACTCGACGTGGCGTCTTTCTGGCAGTTCAGTCCCTGCGGCGATCTCTTGATGCTGGTCTCACAGGCGGGGGCGAGCCCGGGACCGAGCGACCAGGTGTACTTCCGCCACACGTCGGAAGGGAGCCCGTATCAGCAGCCGTCCCTCGATCCTTCGCGAGGAGCGCCCTCCGCCACCGTCGTCTCGAACCCCGGCGGCGGCTACGACATCCAGCTCACCGGAATGGACCGGTCGAGCATTTCGAGTCCGCAGTGCTCCTTTGACTACGCGGTATCGGCCTCCCCTCCATCTCTCGCGCTGATCGCCTCCGCAACCCGGACCTCAATGATCACGCTGCAGTCCGGAGACGGTACCAGCAAAGCGGTGGACCTCACGGCCGCGTGGGTCGGAGCCGCCCCGTCAGGGGTGACGTTCGCGCTCTCCCCTGCCCGCGTGACCGTCCCCTCGACGGGTTCGGTCTCGGCGATTCTGACCCTCAGGACCTCAGCCTCGCCCTCGCAGGGAGCGTTCGCCTTGAAGATAACCGGCAGGAGCGCCACTGGTGTGACGAGAGCCCTCGACCTGTCGGTCGTCATCGGCGCCACTCTTCCCGCCCCGACGTGCGGTTGCACCAACACGGGACCCTTCAAGGATCCTCGTGTGAAAGGCCTGGTCGCTTCTTCGCCTCTCGCGACCGTGACGCCTGCGCTTCCTCCTTCCTCCGACCCACTCCCTTCGGTCCCCCCTGCCTTCGACCCCCTCACGCTGACGCGCAACTCCGACGGCAGGCACATCGTCACAGGCGCGACAAGCGTCTCCGCGTTCGGCTTCAGTCCCAACGGCAAGTACTTCGTCCTGATCACCTATATCTCGTCGGCGACCGGTCCGGTCTTCTATCTGACTCTCTACTCTGTACAGGCAGGAGGTCAGGTCGGTCCGGAGGTGGCGAATCCCCTGTCCTGGGGATTCAGCCCGGACGGCGACAATGAATTCTTCCTGGTGGCGAGCTCGGATGGCCTGAGCACCCATGTCGATCTGAACATCTACGACGCCGCGACCGGCCGCCAGGTGATGGCGGACCGCGCCACCGCATACACTTCGTTCGGCAATCCGCCGTGGACCGACAAGCAGAACGTGAAGGACAACGACAAGGATGACAGCAACAACGACCATGTCGGCGGTTGGGGCTTCAGCCCCGACGGCAACACGTTCGTCCTCTCGTACAGGACGAGCCAGAGCGCGTACGTCCTGAGCCTGTGGAATCTCGCACGCTCCCCCTCGGCACTGAGCTCAGAGAACAGACTCGACGTGGCGTCTTTCTGGCAGTTCAGTCCCTGCGGCGATCTCTTCATGCTGGTCTCACAGGCGGGAGCGAACCCGGGGCCGAGCGACCAGGTGATCTTCCGGCACACCTCGAATGGGAATTCGTACGTTCAGCCGTCCCTCGATCCTTCGCGAGGAGCACCTTCCGCCACCGTGGTCTCCAACCCTGGCGGCGGCTACGACATTCAACTCACCGGAATGGACCGTTCGAGCATCTCGAGTCCGCAGTGCACGACGGCGGTGACGCTTCATTCTCCAGCCAACATCGCCCTGATGGACGCCGCGGGGCGGCGGACGGGATTCGATCCGCAGGCCGGCGTTCTCGATCAGATCCCCGGCGGAACCTACACCGGTGCGGGCAGCGAGCCGCAGACAGTGGCCATACCGTACGTCGCAGGATCCTACCTGGTGGATGCTTTCGGCCTGGACACGCTGACGTCCCCGGAGCCGTACAGGCTGACGATCGTCACCACCGACGCCGCCGGAGACGTCTTCGATCAGGCGGAGGTGTCCGGCACCGCAGCACGCGGAAGTCTGGACACCTTCGCGTTCAGCGTAGGCGGAGGCCCACTCACGCTGGATCTCGTTTCGGGCGATATGACGCCTCCCGACATTCGCTGCGCTCAGCCCGACGGGCGGTGGCACGCAGGCGACGTGAGCCTCGCATGCTCTGCCGCAGATGCGCGATCGGGTCTCGCCGACCCCATGGACGCCTCGTTTTCACTTTCGACCAGTGTTTCAACCGGCATCGAGACGAGCGACGCGATGACCGGTAGCCGCAGGGTCTGTGACAGCGCAGGCAACTGCGCGAATGCGGGGCCGATCGCCGGGAACATGGTGGACAGGAGAGCTCCAACCATCGCCATCTCCGCGCCGTCAGGGACGTATCTCGTCGGCGAAGACGTCGTGGCCGACTATTCCTGCGCCGACGGCGGCTCCGGGGTCGCCTCATGCACCGGCCCGGTCGTCAGCAGCGAAAACGTCGACACGACGACCGTCGGCACCAGGACATTCACCGTCGCAGCCGCCGACAACGCCGGCAACTCCGCGACGGCGACGAGCACCTACGACGTCGTCTACGACTTCGTGGGGTTCTTCCAGCCGATCGACAACGTGCCCGCGCTCAACATCGCCGCCGCAGGCAGGTCGATCCCGGTGAAGTTCTCTCTCGGTGGGAACCAGGGGTTGACGATTATCGCAGCGGGCTTCCCTGCTTCAAGTCCGATCCCCTGCGATGCCAGTGAACCGGGCACGGGGCTCGAAGAGTCGGCGACCCCGGGCGGCAACAGCTTGAGCTACGACGTGATCACCGACCAGTACAGCTACATCTGGAAGACGAAGAAGGCGTGGAAAGGCACATGCCGGATGCTGGTCGTCGGGCTCAACGACGGCACGCAGCATTACGCCAGGTTCCGAATCAGATAG
- a CDS encoding DUF2975 domain-containing protein: MLRILIVVNWLLGVAILALLVVMPNRPWIMSAFGIPPSPDTERLIMGLRAVAVIGVAATPLHYAVLKRLLAIVETVRAGDPFVAENAHRLRAIAWVLLALQLLSLVVGAIARAVSSPAHPLHLDAGFSINGWLAVLLTFLLARVFTEGSLMREDLDGTV; the protein is encoded by the coding sequence GTGCTGCGGATCCTCATCGTCGTGAACTGGCTGTTGGGCGTCGCGATCCTCGCCCTGCTGGTCGTCATGCCCAACAGGCCATGGATCATGAGCGCGTTCGGAATACCGCCTTCGCCCGACACGGAGCGGCTCATCATGGGCCTGCGCGCGGTCGCGGTGATCGGCGTCGCCGCAACCCCGCTGCACTACGCGGTCCTCAAGCGGCTGCTCGCGATCGTCGAGACGGTTCGCGCGGGCGACCCGTTCGTCGCCGAGAACGCGCATCGTTTGCGGGCGATCGCCTGGGTGCTGCTCGCGCTGCAGCTTCTCAGCCTCGTCGTCGGCGCGATCGCCAGGGCCGTTTCGAGTCCGGCGCATCCGCTCCATCTCGATGCGGGTTTTTCGATCAACGGATGGCTCGCCGTACTCCTCACGTTCCTGCTGGCGCGCGTGTTCACGGAAGGCTCGCTGATGCGCGAGGACCTCGACGGGACGGTGTGA
- a CDS encoding helix-turn-helix transcriptional regulator gives MAIAVKLDDLLHDRRMTLTDLADRIGMALANLSILKTGKARAIRFSTLEAICEALSCQPGDILRFEPEPAGHDRPSAVGKRGGGR, from the coding sequence ATGGCGATCGCCGTCAAGCTCGACGACCTCCTCCACGATCGGCGGATGACGCTGACCGATCTCGCGGATCGGATCGGAATGGCGCTGGCCAACCTTTCGATCCTCAAGACCGGCAAGGCGCGCGCAATCCGCTTCTCGACGCTCGAGGCGATCTGCGAGGCGCTCTCATGCCAGCCCGGCGACATTCTCCGGTTCGAGCCGGAGCCGGCAGGACACGATCGGCCGTCCGCGGTGGGCAAGCGGGGCGGAGGCCGATGA
- a CDS encoding FAD-dependent oxidoreductase has protein sequence MMPAVSTGAPRNVDVRPRIVVVADDPGDLALLGAEIEGRYGVAYALVVAASPGEALKTLASLRTAHHRVALVLAIQWMAEMNGSELLAVGRALHPRARRALLISPADWGHERTAGAIRGAIANGCVDSYLSMPLKAADESFHRAISSFLYEWTSSEEGSAYELSVRDEPGLGRPDSPGSRRFDVAIVGGGPAGLAAAVCGSSEGLETIVVERGSMGGQAGSSAMIRNYLGFARGVAGAELARQAYEQAWVFGTRFLAGREVTGLLCGDDAHVLTTADGNAISSRTVVLATGVTYNRLEVPALERLVGMGVYYGASPAEARHVAGGRVYLVGAGNSAGQAALHLAKWAGKVTLVVRSDRLERNMSRYLVDAIVSAPNVEVRLATRVVDGSGEGRLATLTLADDATGASDVVAADALFVLIGAKPHTEWLPAEVARDAHGFVVAGPDLAHDGRLDDWLLPRSPRAFETSVPGVFAVGDVRSRSMKRVASSVGEGSGAIREIHHYLETHAKWSALRRRRA, from the coding sequence ATGATGCCGGCCGTGAGCACGGGAGCACCCCGAAATGTTGACGTCAGGCCGCGCATCGTCGTCGTCGCGGACGATCCGGGCGATCTCGCGCTGCTCGGCGCGGAGATTGAAGGCCGCTACGGAGTCGCGTACGCTCTGGTCGTCGCGGCTTCGCCCGGCGAAGCGCTGAAGACCCTCGCGTCGCTGCGCACGGCTCATCACAGAGTCGCGCTGGTGCTGGCGATCCAGTGGATGGCGGAGATGAACGGCTCGGAGCTGCTCGCGGTCGGTCGGGCGCTGCACCCCCGGGCCAGGCGGGCGCTCCTCATCTCGCCGGCCGACTGGGGCCACGAGCGGACGGCCGGCGCGATCCGCGGGGCGATCGCCAATGGCTGCGTCGACAGCTACCTCTCCATGCCGTTGAAAGCCGCCGACGAATCCTTCCACCGCGCCATCAGCAGCTTCCTCTACGAGTGGACGTCGTCGGAGGAGGGTTCGGCCTACGAGCTGTCGGTGCGTGACGAGCCCGGGCTCGGCCGGCCCGATTCTCCCGGATCCCGCAGGTTCGACGTCGCCATCGTCGGGGGTGGTCCCGCGGGCCTGGCGGCCGCGGTGTGCGGATCGTCCGAGGGCCTCGAGACGATTGTGGTCGAGCGCGGATCTATGGGCGGCCAGGCGGGATCGAGCGCGATGATCAGGAACTACCTCGGGTTCGCCCGCGGCGTCGCCGGCGCGGAGCTGGCGCGACAGGCGTACGAGCAGGCGTGGGTCTTCGGAACCCGGTTCCTCGCCGGCCGGGAAGTGACCGGTCTCCTCTGCGGCGACGACGCCCATGTGCTCACGACCGCCGACGGCAACGCGATCAGCTCGCGCACCGTCGTTCTCGCGACCGGCGTCACCTACAACCGTCTCGAGGTACCCGCACTGGAACGACTCGTCGGGATGGGCGTGTACTACGGAGCCTCTCCGGCCGAGGCCCGGCATGTCGCGGGCGGGCGCGTCTACCTGGTCGGCGCAGGGAACTCCGCCGGCCAGGCCGCGCTCCACCTGGCGAAGTGGGCCGGGAAGGTGACCCTCGTCGTGCGGAGCGACCGCCTCGAGAGGAACATGTCCAGGTACCTCGTGGACGCCATCGTGTCGGCCCCCAACGTCGAGGTGCGGCTCGCGACCCGGGTCGTCGATGGATCGGGGGAGGGGCGGCTCGCGACGCTGACGCTGGCCGACGACGCGACGGGTGCTTCCGACGTCGTGGCCGCCGACGCCCTCTTCGTGCTCATCGGGGCGAAGCCGCACACCGAATGGCTGCCTGCCGAGGTCGCCCGCGACGCTCACGGATTCGTCGTCGCCGGCCCGGATCTGGCCCACGACGGACGCCTCGACGACTGGCTGCTGCCTCGCTCGCCGCGCGCGTTCGAGACGAGCGTCCCGGGGGTCTTCGCCGTCGGAGACGTGCGATCCCGCTCGATGAAGCGCGTGGCGTCGTCGGTCGGCGAAGGATCGGGAGCGATCCGGGAGATCCACCACTATCTGGAGACGCACGCCAAGTGGTCGGCGCTGCGTCGGAGACGGGCATGA
- a CDS encoding DUF1059 domain-containing protein, giving the protein MAWVIHRDCGTAVRGATEDEIVRNAQDHAKNKHAVTVTPEQALALARSE; this is encoded by the coding sequence ATGGCATGGGTGATCCACCGCGACTGCGGCACGGCGGTTCGAGGGGCGACCGAGGACGAGATCGTCAGGAACGCGCAGGACCACGCGAAGAACAAGCATGCGGTGACCGTGACGCCGGAACAGGCGCTCGCGCTCGCCCGGAGCGAGTAG
- a CDS encoding DUF11 domain-containing protein — protein sequence MRIRGIRHGAAVMAVAVAMAGAAAVSNAAYADAIHVTSTADDGPDMLLPDTLRQALAVAVDGDTIDATGITGTITLMSGMTSSAELRIDRSITIVGPGPASLTVDANHLSRVFHITPGHTVAIEGIRIVHGVATGATPANGGGILNDHSTLGLRNCALEGNSAEGGGGLASDGSASGSASLTVIDCLLTGNSAFGGGGIFNTAFDSGDASLTVITSTLDRNSAFGGGGIYNEGESSGTAKLTVIASTLSGNSADSLFGQGGGIVSDGSGQGHAFVRIHGSTLSGNSAGNVGGAIDDNSSVVQISSSTFSGNTVGRFGGGIFVEAGADPASLEIGNTILRAGAPGENIFNDDGTVVSHGFNLSSDDGGSYLTATGDQIETDPKLGPLQDNGGPTFTHLPLSGSPAIDQGLSNTIGSLATGTDQRGSSRTIDDSNIANAFLGDGTDIGSVEVAVPNHGPVALCKPVTVLAGAGGKAQASIDDGSFDPDSGDTIVLVQDPSGPYSIGATSVTLTVTDSHGESSECSATVTVTGVADLSISKAVVSGQAKPGQILTYTLVVNNLGPNAATGVVVTDPVPQGTTFGNASPAPSSAPPAGAGGTVTWSVGDVASGASVTLTLTVKISLKGNALIVNTATVGSGSFDPALANNTVTVTSKRNTK from the coding sequence ATGAGGATCAGAGGGATTAGGCACGGAGCCGCCGTCATGGCCGTCGCGGTCGCGATGGCAGGCGCGGCGGCCGTGTCCAATGCCGCGTACGCCGACGCCATCCACGTCACCAGCACCGCCGACGACGGGCCGGACATGCTGCTGCCGGACACGTTGCGCCAGGCACTGGCCGTGGCGGTCGACGGGGATACGATCGACGCAACCGGGATCACCGGGACCATCACGCTGATGTCCGGGATGACGAGCTCCGCGGAGCTGCGAATCGACCGCAGCATCACCATCGTGGGACCGGGACCAGCCAGTCTGACGGTGGACGCCAACCACCTGAGCCGCGTCTTTCACATCACCCCCGGCCACACGGTCGCCATCGAAGGCATCAGGATCGTCCATGGGGTCGCCACGGGCGCCACGCCTGCGAACGGCGGCGGGATCCTGAACGACCATTCGACGCTCGGTCTCAGGAACTGTGCCCTCGAAGGGAACTCGGCCGAAGGGGGCGGTGGACTCGCGAGCGACGGGTCGGCGTCGGGGAGCGCGTCGCTGACGGTGATCGACTGCCTGCTGACCGGCAACTCGGCATTCGGCGGCGGCGGCATCTTCAACACCGCGTTCGATTCGGGCGACGCGTCGTTGACGGTGATCACGAGCACCCTGGACCGCAACTCGGCATTCGGCGGCGGCGGCATCTACAACGAGGGCGAGTCCTCCGGCACCGCGAAACTGACCGTGATCGCCAGCACGCTGAGCGGCAATTCGGCGGACAGCCTCTTCGGTCAGGGCGGCGGCATCGTGAGCGACGGTTCGGGCCAGGGCCACGCCTTCGTCAGGATCCACGGGAGCACTTTGAGCGGGAATTCGGCCGGCAACGTCGGGGGCGCCATCGACGACAACAGCTCGGTGGTGCAGATCAGCTCCTCCACGTTCAGCGGCAACACTGTCGGGCGCTTCGGCGGCGGCATCTTCGTCGAAGCGGGGGCCGACCCCGCTTCACTCGAGATTGGGAACACCATCCTGAGAGCGGGTGCGCCCGGGGAGAACATCTTCAACGACGACGGCACGGTCGTCTCTCACGGGTTCAATCTCAGCAGCGACGACGGCGGCTCGTACCTGACCGCCACGGGGGATCAGATCGAGACCGATCCGAAGCTCGGCCCGCTCCAGGACAACGGCGGACCCACGTTCACGCACCTGCCGCTTTCGGGCAGCCCGGCCATCGACCAGGGTCTGAGCAACACGATCGGGTCGCTGGCGACCGGCACCGACCAGCGCGGCTCGTCGCGAACCATCGATGACTCCAACATCGCGAACGCCTTCCTCGGCGACGGAACCGACATCGGCTCGGTGGAGGTGGCCGTGCCCAACCACGGCCCCGTGGCCCTCTGCAAGCCCGTGACCGTCCTCGCGGGCGCCGGCGGGAAAGCCCAGGCTTCGATCGACGATGGCTCGTTCGATCCCGACAGCGGGGACACGATTGTCCTCGTGCAGGATCCGTCGGGACCCTACTCGATCGGCGCGACTTCGGTGACGCTGACGGTCACCGACAGTCACGGCGAATCGAGCGAGTGCTCCGCGACCGTTACCGTCACCGGCGTGGCCGATCTGTCCATCAGCAAGGCCGTGGTCAGCGGGCAGGCCAAGCCCGGCCAGATCCTGACCTACACCCTCGTGGTGAACAACCTCGGCCCCAACGCCGCGACCGGCGTCGTGGTGACCGACCCGGTGCCGCAGGGCACGACGTTCGGCAACGCGTCTCCGGCTCCGTCCAGCGCGCCGCCGGCCGGGGCGGGGGGCACCGTCACGTGGAGCGTCGGGGATGTCGCGAGCGGCGCGAGCGTCACTCTGACGTTGACGGTCAAGATCAGCCTGAAGGGCAATGCGCTGATCGTAAACACGGCGACGGTGGGCTCGGGCTCCTTCGATCCCGCCTTGGCCAACAACACGGTCACGGTCACCTCGAAGCGGAACACGAAGTGA